Proteins co-encoded in one Elusimicrobiota bacterium genomic window:
- the hpnI gene encoding bacteriohopanetetrol glucosamine biosynthesis glycosyltransferase HpnI, producing MDWRLLLLLALVTYVAGKAVAVWLASVAAAFAAVFALATVPAAALILRRRRALPGDPPPVTILKPLKGADRGLYENLVSFCDQDYPRFQLLFAVASPDDPALAVVSRLRRDRPSCDIEVVVSDGRLGCNPKINNIANAYPLAKHGLLLLSDSDIRVAPDFLRRCAAPLADPRVGLVTCFYRCAETHGLWGALEELCVNAHFLPQALLAGAAGLRFAMGAATLVRRRVFDQAGGFGALADRLADDFALGEIVERAGFRIDFADVVVESVPPDDPSFSEIFRHQVRWQRTVRLCNPAGYCGSVLLHGFSLATLALLLFGWDPRLAALAGGLLAAKALAAAAIQGLAGRRQRLAPLACLPLSEWLSFGAWLSGFAPGAVLWRGRLYRILPKGRLVPIEDFEPAQSLPAGPLTVEP from the coding sequence ATGGATTGGCGACTGCTCTTATTGCTGGCCCTGGTCACCTATGTGGCCGGCAAAGCGGTCGCGGTCTGGCTCGCTTCCGTCGCCGCCGCATTCGCCGCGGTCTTCGCCCTGGCCACCGTGCCCGCCGCGGCCCTCATCCTGCGCCGGCGGCGGGCTCTGCCCGGGGACCCGCCCCCCGTCACCATCCTCAAGCCCCTCAAAGGGGCCGACCGCGGCCTCTATGAGAACCTGGTCAGCTTCTGCGACCAGGATTATCCCCGATTCCAGCTGCTCTTCGCGGTGGCCTCACCCGATGACCCGGCGCTGGCGGTCGTGTCCCGTCTGCGCCGCGACCGGCCGAGCTGCGACATCGAAGTCGTCGTTTCCGATGGCCGCCTGGGCTGCAACCCGAAGATCAACAACATCGCCAACGCCTATCCCTTGGCCAAGCACGGTCTGCTGCTGCTCTCGGACTCCGACATCCGCGTCGCGCCGGACTTCCTGAGGCGCTGCGCGGCCCCGCTGGCCGACCCGCGGGTCGGCCTGGTCACATGCTTCTACCGCTGCGCCGAGACGCACGGCCTCTGGGGCGCGCTGGAGGAGCTCTGCGTCAACGCGCATTTCCTGCCCCAGGCGCTCCTGGCGGGGGCGGCCGGCCTGCGCTTCGCCATGGGCGCGGCCACATTGGTGCGCCGCCGCGTCTTCGATCAAGCCGGGGGCTTCGGGGCCCTGGCCGACCGCCTGGCGGACGACTTCGCATTGGGCGAGATCGTGGAGCGCGCCGGCTTCCGCATCGATTTCGCCGATGTCGTGGTCGAGTCCGTGCCTCCCGACGACCCGTCATTCTCCGAGATCTTCCGCCACCAGGTCCGCTGGCAGCGCACGGTGCGCCTGTGCAACCCGGCCGGCTATTGCGGCTCCGTACTCCTGCACGGGTTCTCCCTCGCCACTTTGGCCCTGCTGCTCTTCGGCTGGGACCCGCGTCTGGCGGCCCTCGCCGGTGGCCTCCTGGCCGCCAAGGCCCTGGCCGCCGCTGCCATCCAGGGCCTTGCCGGCCGCAGGCAGCGCTTGGCTCCGCTGGCCTGCCTGCCCCTGAGCGAGTGGCTGTCCTTCGGAGCCTGGCTCTCCGGCTTCGCGCCCGGCGCGGTGCTCTGGCGCGGCCGGCTCTATCGGATCCTGCCCAAGGGACGGCTGGTCCCCATCGAGGATTTCGAGCCGGCGCAGTCCCTGCCCGCCGGCCCCCT